TCATCTTTGATTTTTGATAAAAACACAATAATTTTGAATAAATTGCTTTATAGTTTTGGGTTTCCCAATGGTGAGTTAGGAAATTTCTCATTTGAGAAAAATATTAATGATGAAAAATATACATATCGATCTTGGTTGATGGAATCTGATAGAAATACGCCTGAAGTTAAGGATATTGTTCTTCCTAGATCTAAATTTTATCATTTCCCGTATGAGCTTTTAGATAAAATTCCTGACCTATTTGCAATTTATGAACTCCCACAAATCTTTGAAGAACAATTTCGCGATGTCCAATATCTTGGCCCGATCCGCCACGATCCCCAGCGTTTTTATCAGTGGACTGGTGAAATTCGCAGTTTGGGCAATCGGGGTGAGCATGCAGTTTTAGTCTTATTAGCCGATCAAAAGCGTGATCCAGAAGCAAAATTAGCTAAACAAGTAGCAAGCTGGTTGAAGGACTTAGGCTTAATTGCTGATTTTCGCTTGCATCAAATTGCTCCTAATGTTGATTTGCACGAAGTTCGAGTGAAAATCAAACCGAATGCTGCTGAGGTATTGTTGACTGATGTTGGTTTTGGGGTTGCCCAAATTTTGCCTGTGCTGGTGTTGTGTGCCTCGGCCAAACCAGGCTCGACGATTATTTTAGAGCAGCCTGAAATTCACCTGCACCCAGTGGTACAATCAAACTTGGCCGATATTTTGATTGAAACAATCAAACGTGGTGTGCAAATTGTGCTCGAAAGCCATAGCGAACACCTGCTGCACCGCTTGCAACGGCGAATTGCCGAAGAAGTTTTGAGCAACACCGATACCGCACTCTATTTTTGCGATATGGATGATACTGGTACATCGCATGCCGTGCCACTTGATGTTGATAAATATGGCAATATTCGCAACTGGCCCAAAGATTTCTTTGGCGATGAAATGGCTGATTTAGCGGCACTTTCGCGAGAGACAATTCGCCGTAAAAAGGCCGAGGCTGGACGATGAAACGCATCATCGATACGAATGTTTTATTGACAGCTAATGGCGCTGCTGACCACAAAGACTTCGAATGTATGGAAGCGTGTATTGATTTTCTGGAAACGATTAAAGAGCAAGGCATTGTTATTCTTGATGATGGCTATTTTATTATGGGTGAATACCGTCAAGATGTTAGTGATAGTGGTCAACCTGGCTTGGGGGATAAATTTCTGAAATGGCTTTTAATTAATGAATGGAATGGCCGTTGTGAACATGTAAGCATAAATGCGATAGAGCTTGAGGCAAAACTAAGTTTTAGTGAATTCCCCAATAATGATCTTCGCTTGGCCAAATTTGATCTTAAAGATCGCAAATTTGTTGCGATTGCCCTCACTCACCCTGAACATCCACCAATTGTTAATGCAACTGATAGTGATTGGGCTGAGATTGAGCAGATTCTGCGCGATGAATATCAAATACAGGTGATTCAATTGTGTCCGTAAATTGTACAAATAGTCTGATAAACGCTATATAAAGTTTGTATCCTAGCTCCTCAAACGTGCGTATTAACCTCTGATACACTTAATCAATAAGTTGAGAAGCGAGAACTTCAATGGAAAGATCAATCATTCACTTGCGCATTTCGCGGAGTTTAATCGTTTTGGTCGGCCTAACTTGGTCGCTTGGCTTGATGTTTGGGCTGGGCTTTTTGAGCAACTATACCTTTTGGGCCGCAGCCTGTTTTACAATATGGTGGCTCTCGCTATTGGTGCGCTTTGGCTTATTAACGTGGCAACATGTCTATCTGAGCGATCACGGCATTCGGGTGAAAAATTACACTGGCGATTATAATTTTGCTTGGAATACGCTGCGTGCAATTGAATTTGTGGCTGAACCAGCAGCACCATGTTTTATGGATCGCGATCTGAGCTATCTCTGGGCAACCTATGCAGTGCGTTTTTCTGATGCTCAACACTCTATCATTGTGCATACGCGCTTTACTGAGCGTAATCGCACACTGCTCAAAACCAAGCTAGCGCATTATATCCAATTGCATACAATTCCCAACAAAACCATCGATACGATCGATTATCCAGTGATTTATCCAGAGCGATTAAGCATTTGGCAAAAGCTGATGCGGCTGCATCGACCACCGGTGATTAATTCACTTGAAAGAGTGCTTCGGTTTTGTTGGTTTTTGTTGGTAATTGCAATGATCTATACAGTTGTAACCTATCAAGAATTTTTAATTGCACTTACCGCCTTTGCAATCTATCAAATGCTCAAATTAAGCTTAGCGTTGTTGCCAAATGCGATTAAGCAACCAGCCACGTTGATTAATCCCCAAGAGCAAGCGCTGTATGTGCCAAAATTGGTTGATAAAACCCTATTTGCCCGCTTATTGGGATTTTATGGGTTAATCATCGTGTTGATTTTGGTTTATTATCAGATTTTTGTTGGCTAATCGCATCTTGCACCTAAGTGTTTGGTGAATTGCAGCTAGCCATGCTATGGTTTGGCGTTGATTTGGAATTGCCAAATCTAGTACCTCAATTTGTAGAGTAAGGGAGATGCTACGATGATCAAACGTGGCTTGATCTATTTGGCGTGGCTGGGTGCTGTGCCATGCAGTTTGTGGTCGCTTTTACGCTGGACGGCATTCGCAACCACGCCTCAAGGCATGGTACTGCTGGTATTCGATGCCTGGGTTTATGCCAGTTTATTGCCAATTGCGCTGCTGGCGGTGAGCATGCGTCGCCATTATTTATTGGGCGTGCTTAGCCTAAATTTGCTGGTGGTTTTGGGTTTGTATGGCGGGCGCTGGTTGCCCCAATCAGCCAATTTAACCCCCCACGATTTGCGAATTATGACTTGGAATGTGTTCTACAATACCCAAGATATTGATGGCTTGGCCGCGACAATTCGCCAGCAACAGCCTGATATTGTGGTGTTGCAGGAATATAATTTTCAGCTCGACCCGCAACTCCCCGAAGCCTTGGAAGATTTGTACCCTTATGCTGCACTTGATCCCCATTCGGGCGCTGGTGGTTTGGCGACACTTAGCCGCTGGCCAGTGCGCGAGTTGGCTCCAGTAGCTCGCGGAGTTGACAGTTGTGGTTGCCAATATTTAGAAATTGCTACGCCAAAAGGCCCAACCCGTTTGATCAATACTCACCCACATATTCCGCTGGCTAGTTTCAAGGGCATTTACACCAAGACCCAGCAAGACCCAACCTTCGATCATTTGCTGAAATTGATTGCAGACCAAAGCCAACCCTTAATTTTGGCGGGTGATTTGAATACGACTGAACGTCAACCTAATTATTTGCGTTTACGCCAGCAGCTTGGCGATGCCTATCAGCAAAAAGGTTGGGGTTTGGGCTATACTTTTCCGAGCAATGGCACTATTCCCAAAGCAGTGCGCTTGGATTATATTATGCCTAACGTTCATTGGCAGCCCTTGCGAGCTTGGAATGGTACGGCTAATTTGTCTGATCATGGCTTTGTGGTCGCCGATTTGCAGCGATCAGCTGAATAGTTTGAGGAGTAAGGATTATGATGGTTTATAAGTCAAAAGTTACACTCTATGGTGTCCTTTTTTCGCTTGGATTTCTTTCCTTAGCACTCTGGTTTTTGCTGAATAAGCTGTTTATTGAAGCACTCGGTTGTTTTTTATGGACATTGATTCCAATTGGTTTTACATGGCTATCTTATAAATGGCGTTTTGTTACAGCTGATGATTATATGCACATTGATTCAATAATTTTTGGTAAACGTATTGAGTGGCATGCTGTTATTGCGATTGAAGATATGAAATATGAAAATGGCACATATTTATTACGATTGGTAAGTAAATCTAAATTATTTGAAGTTCCAGTATCGATGTTAAATAAGCAAGATATTAACGAGATTGTAAATTACCTGAAAGGAAAATCAATATATCATAATATTCCATTTAATCGGGATACACCGTATTTAAAATCAATCTACTATCAATATAACCCAAAAATGATTGCTAAATTAGGCTGGTTTTGGCCACCACTCCTGCCAAAAATCAGAGGATGGATTTATGCAATATTTGTTGGATTTGCCCTAGGCTTTAGTATGCTTATCAAATTCTTTAAACCATCAAGTACGTCTGATTTAGAGTATCAGCAGATCTGGATTTATGTGATTATGTTCATGCTATTTGAATGGGTCAATTTACTTTTTGCCCAATTTCCGCAAAACTTACGGACGATTGAGCATAATCAGCGTGAGCAGCATGAGCAGATGTTTGTACCAACCGTGGCATCAGCCCAGCCTTATCGCTTGCCATTTGTGTTGGTTTCAGTGGCTTTGGTGATGATAATTGCTGGATTTGCTTGGTATTTGACCCGTTGAGGCAAAGCAGCGCCAGTTTAATAATCAAACTGGCGCTGCTTTTGTTTTAGCCGCGAATGCTGGCAAAAGCCGCTTGAGCAGCATTGATCGTTTGGGCGACTAGCTCGTCGGTATGAGCCGTTGAGACAAAGGCGGCCTCAAATTGCGATGGCGCGAGATACACGCCCTGCTCTAACATCGCATGGAAGAATTTGCCAAACATCGCTGTATCAGCCTTTTTCGCCGATGTAAAATCGTAAACTTCATCGCCAGCAAAGAAGAAGCCCCACATGCTGCCAGCTTTATGCGCTTGGAACGGGATACCATTTTTGAAGGCAGCCTTCCAAAAACCTTGGCACAGCGTCGAAGTTACGCCAGTTAAGCGCTCGAAGACTTCGGGTTTGGCAATTTCGCGCAGCGTTACAATGCCTGCAACCATCGCCAGTGGGTTGCCCGAAAGTGTTCCTGCTTGATACATTGTGCCTGCTGGCGCGACCTGCTGCATAATTTCGCGTCGCCCGCCATAGGCCGCCGCTGGCAAACCGCCGCCAACCACCTTGCCCAAGCAGGTCAAATCGGGCATCACGTTGAAGTAGGCTTGTGCTCCACCATAGGCCACGCGAAAACCAGTCATTACTTCGTCGAAAATTAACAATGCGCCGTGTTGATCGCAGAGTTGGCGCAAACCTGCAAGATAGCCTTCGCGTGGCAGCACAAAGCCCATATTGCCTGCCACAGGCTCGATTACCAAGGCAGCAACTTGGCCAGTATTGTTTTTGAACAAGGCTTCGACCGCCTCAAGATCGTTAAATGCTGCGGTCAGAGTATTGCTGGTAGCGCTTTTCAACACGCCTGGGCTATCGGGCAAGCCCAGCGTTGCCACACCTGAGCCAGCTTGCACCAAAAATGGGTCAGCATGGCCGTGATAGCAACCCTCGAATTTGATAATTTTCTCGCGTTGGGTGTAAGCCCGCGCCAAGCGAATCGCGCTCATCGTAGCCTCAGTGCCCGACGAGACAAAGCGCACCATCTCGACACTTGGCACGGCGGCGATCACCAACTCGGCCAATTCGCTTTCAAGCTCGGTTGGTGCGCCAAAGCTTGTGCCACGTTGGGCTTGGGCACAAATTGCCTCAACCACCGCCGGATAGGCGTGGCCCAGGATTAACGGCCCCCACGACAAGACATAATCGATATATTGATTACCATCGATGTCGTAGAGATAGGCTCCTGCGCCATGATCGATAAAGCGTGGCACGCCGCCAACGCCACGAAAAGCCCGCACTGGGCTATTCACTCCGCCTGGTAAAAGTGCTTGGGCGCGTTCAAAAGCCGCGCTAGAAGCATCATTGATCACGTTTATGTGTCTCCAATAGTATTTGAGGGGCTAGGGGCTAGGGATCGGGGGCCAGAAAGTTTTGAAACCACGAAGCCATGAGATTGTAACCACGAAGAACACGAAGGGCACGAAGAAGCCCTCTATGTTCTTGCTCTGGGCTAAATCCAATCCCCGATCCCCAACCACCGATCCCCAGCCCGATGTTCTATGCTCTATGTTCTCTGTTCTTCGCTCTGCGCCTCTGGGTTAAATAATTCCTGATCCCTAACCCCTGAATCCTGATCCCTAGGCTTTCAACCATTGCGCCGCCACTTTGGCATAATAAGTAATGATCATACTTGCGCCTGCTCGGCGAATTGCCAGCAAACTTTCGAGCGCTACCCGTTGCTCGTCGATCCAGCCGTTGGCAGCGGCAGCTTTGATCATGGCATACTCGCCGCTCACTTGATAGGCAGCTAGTGGCAGATCAAATTCTTCGTACACTGCCCGAATAATATCCAAATACGCTCCGGCTGGCTTGACCATCAGCCAATCGGCTCCCTCGGCGACATCAAGCGCGGTTTCGGCGATTGCTTCGCGGGCGTTGGCTGCATCCATTTGGTACGATCGGCGGTCACCAAATTGGGGCGTTGATTCGGCGGCTTCGCGGAAGGGACCATAAAAAGCTGAGGCAAATTTGGCTGCATACGACAGAATAATTGTGTCGTGGTAGCCTGCTTGATCAAGCCCATAGCGAATTGCGGCGATTTGGCCATCCATCATGGCGCTGGGCGCAACCACATCAGCGCCAGCTGCTGCATAAGCGACCGAGGCGCGGGCTAATAATTCCAAGGTTGGGTCGTTATCAACGGTGATCGTTTCTGGCTCGCCGCTGGTCAAAATGCCACAATGGCCGTGGTCGGTATATTCGCACATACAAACATCGGCAATTACCACCAAATGCGGTGCTTGCTGCTTGATTGCCCGAATTGCGCTAGGAACAGGGCCATTTGCATCCCAAGCCGAGCTACCTTGAGTATCTTTATGCAAGGGAATGCCAAAAAGCAGTACTGCTGGAATTTGGGCCGCAACCAGTTCAGCGATCTCAGTGTCAAGTTGATCGAGCGAAAGTTGAAATTGGCCAGGCATCGAGCTAATCGGCTTGCGAATATTCTGGCCTTCAACAATAAATAATGGGGCAATTAAATTATCAACAGTTAATTGGGTTTCGCGGACCATGCGCCGTAATGTGGCGTTGCGCCGCCCACGCCGCAAGCGACGATTGGGCGTTGGCACGCTTTCAATCATACTCATGCCAGTTCCTTCTCGGCTTTGGCCCATTCGAGCAGGGCTTCAACTAAGCCTTGGGTTGAATGTTCCGCTGCCTCTATATCAACACGCAAACCCACATCAAGCGCGGTTTGGCTCGTGATTGGGCCAATTGTTGCAATAATTGTCTGATTTAAAAATTCTTGTGAATTGCGCATACCTGCTGCATGCAAAGCTTCGATGGTGTAGCGCACGGTTGAGCTTGAGGTAAATGTCACCACATCAACCTGTTGCTGCCGTAACAGCTCAGCCAACTCGACCACCTGTGGATCGGGCACGGTGCGATAGGCCACCACCGCTGTCACTTCTGCGCCACGTTCGATTAATGCCTCGCGCAACAGTGGGCGAGCAATATCAGCTTGGGGCAGGAAAATGCGTTGACCGGCAATATCCTGAAATTCGACCAGAAATTGCTCGGCAACATAGGCATGCGGCACAAAATCGGGCGCATGGCCAAAATCAGTTAATAATTTGGCGGTGGCTTTGCCAATCGCGGCAATTTTCAATTGATCTAAGGCATTGCAGGGCAACCCTAACACGCCATAGCGCTCGAAGAACGCCCGCACAGCGTTGGTGCTGCTAGCGATCATCCAATCGAAGCCTTCGATTTGGCTCAGAGCACGGTCAAACGTTTGCCAATTGTCAGGCGGTAGGGTTTGAATTGCCGAGCAATAGAGCGTTTCGGCTCCATGGGCTGCCAAGAGTTGGGCGAACTCGGTCATCTGCTCACGGGCGCGGGTCAACACAATTCGCTTGCCCGTTAAGGGTGTGTGCATCGTCATTGTTGCAATCCACAATCTGTTGCTAGCACGCAGCTATAGGCGAGTATTCAATATGCAATTAATCAATCGTCGGCATTGGTAGTATACAAGATTATGGCCTGCCCGCTGTTAATTCAAGCACGATCGGCTATGCCAAAACTGCTCTAAATCGCAACCGAGTTAAAGTAAAACCCGCCCGCCTTGCGCTAATAATTGTTGCGCCAAGCTTGCCCCAAGCGCTTGCGGCTCACTCGCGCTGCCAGTTAATTCGCCGCGTACTAAGCGACCATCCAGTGCTCCAATCATGCCGATTAAGCGCAATTGGCCTGCTTGATAGGTGGCAAATGCGCCAACTGCCACTTGGCAACCACCGCCAATGGTGGCCAAAAATGCTTTTTCGGCTTCGGCAGTCGCCCGTGATTCAGCGTGATCGAGCACCTTGAGCAATTCAGCAACTCGTTGATCGCCTGCTCGTGCTTCGATGCCCAAAATGCCTTGCGAAACTGCTGGAGTCATTTCGGCTGGCTCGAAAAATTGGGTCACGCGATTCAATAATCCTAAGCGTTGCAAGCCTGCTGCTGCCAAAACAATTGCATCATATTGGCCTTGATCAAGCTTACGCAAGCGCGTATCAACATTGCCGCGAATATCAATAATTGTCAGGTCAGGCCGTAAATTGCGCAATTGGGCGGCACGCCGTGGGCTGCTCGTGCCAACTTTGGCCCCGAGCGTCAAATCGGTTAGCTTGCGCCCTTCGGCTCCAACCAAAACATCGCGCGGGTCGGCCCGTTCGGGATAGGCTGCAATCGTCATGTCGGGCGCTAAAATTGAAGGCAAATCTTTGGCGCTATGCACCGCCAGATCGACCTTGCCACTGCGCATAGCATCCTCAATTTCGCTGACAAACAGCCCCTTATCGCCAATCGCTGCCAACGGTCGATCCAAAATTGCATCGCCCTTGGTGGTGATATGTTCGAGTTCAATTGTTAATTGGGGATGCGCCGCCAACAGGGCATCGCGCATGGCGTGGGTTTGTACCAAGGCCAATTGGCTTTTGCGCGTTCCAATGGTTAATCTATTCATGCTGATCATTCTTAACTATAGGATAAGTGAATAAAATCCCTCACCCTCAACCCCTCGCTCACGACGGTCGAGGGTTCATGCTGAGTTGGTTCCCCCTCGCTCGCTGGGCGGGAGAGGGGGCTAGGGGGTGAGGGAGCTTAAAATCCTTATTGGCCAGTCACGACGGTTTTGAGCAAATCGACGAAGGCTGGATCATCGTTGAGCAGCCGAATGCGCTCAAGTTGCAAGCCTAATTCGTTGGCTTTGTGCTTGCCCTCAATATCAATATCATACAGAATTTCGAGGTGATCACAGACGAAGCCAAATGGCACTTGCAGCACATATTTTTTGCCTTCAGCTGCTAGTTCGGCCAAGGTATCGAGCACATCAGGCCCAAGCCATGGTTCGCCAGTTTCGCCTTGGCTTTGGTAGGTAAAGCGCCAATCGGGTAATTCGAGCATTTCGGCAATGCCTTTGGCGCTACCCAACAACTCGTCAGGATAGGGATCGCCCCACGCCAAAACCCGTTGCGGCAAACTATGGGCGCTAAACAACACCGTCACTTGATCGCGCACGTCGGCAGGAAATTGGGCTAAGGCCTCGCTGATGCGGTTAGCAATCAAATTGCGAAATTTTGGTTGCTCCTGCCAGCTATTAATCATGGTTAATTCGATGTTGGTGGTAAATTCTTCGTTGGCGCGATCAACTTGTTTTTGATAGCCGCCAATGCTGATTTTGGAATAATGCGGCGCGAGCGCAAGCCCAATCACCTTGCTAATGCCATCAGCATGAATTTGCTTGACCACATCGGGAATTAATGGATGCCAATATTTCATTCCAAAATAGACCTGATATTGATCGGGAAATTCGGCATCAAGCTGCGCTTGCAACTGCTCAGTTACCGATTTGGTTAATGTAGTCAGTGGGGTATGACCACCAACTGCTCGATAGCGAGCTGAGAGATTTTCGACCTGCTCAGGCGTTGGCATGCGACCACCACGCACATTGATGTAGTATTGCTCAACTTCATCGATGCGATTGGGCGTGCCATAGGCCATCAGCAAGACTGCTGTTTTGGCTGACATATTTTCCTCTTATCTGTTAATGATCCACGCAGCGCACGAAGATCAAGAGGTCAGGGGCTAGGGGTCAGGATTTAAATCATCATGATCCTGAGGCCTCAAACCTGAATCCTAAACCCTCGTGCTCTCTGGGCCTCTGTGTTAAAACTGACCCCTAGCCCCTGACCCCTAACCCTAGTGCTCGTGAATAAACGCCACCAAGCGTTCGAGATTGGCAACCGGAGTTTGTGGATGAATGCCATGGCCAAGATTGAAAATATGGCCTGGGCGACGATTGACGCGGCGCAAAATATCGGCAGCTTGTTCGCGTACATATTCCCATGGCCCCAGCAAAACCGCTGGATCAAGATTGCCTTGGATGGCTTTGTCATCGCCAATTAATTCCCAAGCCTCGTCGATTGGAATCCGCCAATCGGCTCCGAGCACCGAGCCACCATCGTTGCGCATTAAGGGCAAAAGGTTGGTGGTGTTGGTGCCAAAGTGAATTAATGGAATATTAGTTTCTTCGCGCAGGGTTTTCAAAATGCGAGCGGTGTAGGGTTGTACAAAGGTTGCATAATCGTGGGGGCTTAAACAGCCAACCCAGCTATCGAATAGTTGTAACGCATCAACGCCAGCCGCAATTTTTACCCGCAAATAACTGATCGTCAAGTCGGCCAAGCGCTCCATCAAGGCATTCCACACATTGGGGCTGCCATACATCAGCGCTTTAGTATTCAGAAAATTCTTTGAGCCTTTGCCTTCGACCAAGTAGGCCGCTAAGGTAAATGGTGCGCCAGCAAAGCCAATTAAGGGGATTTGGCCCAACTCAACTTTGAGCAAATGAATCGATTTGCTAATGTAAGGCACATCAACTTCTGGCTCAATTGGTCGAATACGGCTGACATCGGCCATCGTGCGAATGGGGTTGGCAACCACAGGGCCAATGCTTTCAACCAAATCAACGCCCACGCCAGTCGCAATCAGCGGAGTCATAATATCGGCAAACATAATCGCTGCATCAACGCCCAAGCGGCGCACTGGCTGCAAGGTTACTTCAGCACACAATTCGGGCTGATAGCAAATATCCATAAAGCCATATTGCTCGCGGATGGCACGGTATTCGGGCAGCGCACGGCCAGCCTGACGCATAAACCAAACTGGGGTGGTATCCACAGTTTCGCGCCGACAGGCTCGCAAAAATCGATCTTGCATAATAATTGATATGTCCTTGTATGGTTTGCTGAATCCGTTCGATCAAGAAATCAAGCCAGAATCTCGGTTACTACAGCTATTCTGGCTCGATTGGCCGCCTAAATCATGGTTAAGGCTTCGCGAATTGGCCGATTGACCCCAGTGATGATTGGCGTATCGTTGAGGGTGTAGCGGCGTGCTTCAGTTGAGCGCAACGCAATCACCAATTCTTCAAAGCGTGGCAAGCTATCGGTTTCATAAGCCACAATAAATTCATGATCATCGATGCCAGTGGTGTAGAGCAAGACTTGGCGCACATCAGCATACTCGTGGCCGACGCGAATGTGCTCGTTCATCATGCCTTGGCGAGCATCGCGGCTCATCAAATACCATTCTTTGGTTTTGGTAAAGGGATAAACAATTAAATACGGTTCGCGATCTTCGAGGTCGATCGCTTGTTCTTGGGTAGTGGGGCGTTTGGTGTAGTTGGAAGGCCGAGTAAAGCCAAAGTAGAGGTTGGTTTGCTCAAAATACGCGCCGATGCCAGTTTGCAACAAGCGACTGGTCATTTCTTGCATGGCGATTGGCGACGTGCCCTTGCGCCACAGCAACAAATCGGAGTTGAGCTTAAAGCCAATTGTGCTATAGGCATAGGTCACAATCGAAGGATAAGCCTCTTCGACCACTTGGGCGAATTGTTCGCGCAAATCTTCGCGGGCTGCGGCGGGCAAGCGTCGCCATTCTGGGGCAGCCTTGAAGGTGGTGTATTGAACAAACAATTGGCCTTCGGTGGAATTTGGCAATTTAACGTCTTCCATGGAAGCTTAATTCCTTTATAACAGTGATGGATTGCCCATCAAATCTGAATTAGATTGCCTCAAAATCGAGGCGGAATAATTGCTGGGCGGCGTGGGCCAACTGTGGGCTGGCCGCAGTATCTTTAATCGCCCGCATTGGTTGATGTAATAATTTATTGATAATCGCGCTGGTCAAGGCCGAAACTGCTTGTTGCTGCTGCTCAGAAAGATCCAAACGGGCGAGCGTGCGTTCAAGCTCGGCTAAACGAATTGCCTCGGCATGCGCACGTAAGGCCCGAATCGTTGGCAGCACGGCTTGGGTCAACCACCATTCCTGCCATTTAATCAACTCGCGTTCAACGATGGCCTCGGCTCCAGCGACTTCGGCAGCTTTGCTAGCGCGGTTGCGTTCGCAAATCGCCTGCATATCATCGACATCGTAGAGCCAAACCTCAGGCAACGCCCCAACATGGCGATCAATATCGCGCGGCACGGCCAAATCGAGCAGTACCCATTGGCGTTGGCGTTGAGTTTGCAACGCTTGCGCTTGCTCAAAATCAAGCATCAATTCAGGCGATGACGTACAGCTAATTACCACATCGCTGGCCTGCAACACCGTCGTAAGTTCGCTGATTGGCTTGGCTACAACCTTATGATGTTCAGCCAAACGTACTGCTCGTTCAAAGGTGCGGCTTAGCAGGGTGATATTGCTGGTATATTCCAAATAATGTTTGAGTGCCAACTCGCCAGTACGTCCGGCCCCGATAATCACCACCGAACGATCAGTGAGATCGAGGTGTTGACGGGCGAGGCTAAGGCCAACCGAAACGACTGATAATTGAGCATGAGCCAATTGAGTTTCGGTGCGTACTAACTTACCAGTAGTCAAGGCAGCCTGAATCAAACGATGCATGGTTGTGCCCAGCAACTCGGTTTGTTGAGCGGCGTTATAGGCGGTTTTAATTTGGCTCAAAATTTGAGCCTCGCCCAGTGCCATCGAATCTAGGCCCGAAGCCACCCGAAACAAATGGCGCACAGCATCCTCATCGAGATAGGTGTAGACATGCGGCATGAGTTCATCGAGATCGATTGAGCGATGCTGAGCCAAAAATTGGCGTAACGAACGCCCGCCATCGGCTTCTTCCAGCAAGGCATACAACTCCACCCGATTGCAGGTTGAGAGGATGAACCCTTCAACGGCGATCTGGCGTAGGCTGCTCAGGGCTTGAGCTAAATCGGCCTCGGCAAAGGCGATGCGCTCACGAATTGAAATTGGGGCCGTGCGTTGATGTGCCCCCACAACCACCAGTTGCACAATAAACTCCCAGTAAAAAGCAAATAGCAATCATCATCGAGCGCAACCAACAAAAATCCCCAAAGCATGATCGATGCGAATTTGCTTTTGCACTTACGAGCCTGCTTGTTCAAAACCTTCGATTGTTCCGAGCAGCGTTGCATCCATAAACAAATCGAGGCGTGTCCGCAGTTCTACGACGGTTGCCACATCGATTGGACGGACCGATTGTGGCTTGGCCAACTGGGCAAACGCCCGCCGAAAAAACAAAAAGGCCTCAACTGTATCGTGCATCGAGACTCCCATTTCGCGAGCTTCGCGCCCATAGGTAGCCCCAACAGCCTTGGCCTCGGCCAAGATTCGCTCATCAAGATCGTTGCTATTGACATATTGCATCAACATGCCAAACAAACGCTGGCCTAAGCCGCGCATGCGCTCGGTGGTTGGGTT
This portion of the Herpetosiphon gulosus genome encodes:
- the hemA gene encoding glutamyl-tRNA reductase yields the protein MQLVVVGAHQRTAPISIRERIAFAEADLAQALSSLRQIAVEGFILSTCNRVELYALLEEADGGRSLRQFLAQHRSIDLDELMPHVYTYLDEDAVRHLFRVASGLDSMALGEAQILSQIKTAYNAAQQTELLGTTMHRLIQAALTTGKLVRTETQLAHAQLSVVSVGLSLARQHLDLTDRSVVIIGAGRTGELALKHYLEYTSNITLLSRTFERAVRLAEHHKVVAKPISELTTVLQASDVVISCTSSPELMLDFEQAQALQTQRQRQWVLLDLAVPRDIDRHVGALPEVWLYDVDDMQAICERNRASKAAEVAGAEAIVERELIKWQEWWLTQAVLPTIRALRAHAEAIRLAELERTLARLDLSEQQQQAVSALTSAIINKLLHQPMRAIKDTAASPQLAHAAQQLFRLDFEAI
- the hemH gene encoding ferrochelatase, which produces MSAKTAVLLMAYGTPNRIDEVEQYYINVRGGRMPTPEQVENLSARYRAVGGHTPLTTLTKSVTEQLQAQLDAEFPDQYQVYFGMKYWHPLIPDVVKQIHADGISKVIGLALAPHYSKISIGGYQKQVDRANEEFTTNIELTMINSWQEQPKFRNLIANRISEALAQFPADVRDQVTVLFSAHSLPQRVLAWGDPYPDELLGSAKGIAEMLELPDWRFTYQSQGETGEPWLGPDVLDTLAELAAEGKKYVLQVPFGFVCDHLEILYDIDIEGKHKANELGLQLERIRLLNDDPAFVDLLKTVVTGQ
- the hemE gene encoding uroporphyrinogen decarboxylase — protein: MQDRFLRACRRETVDTTPVWFMRQAGRALPEYRAIREQYGFMDICYQPELCAEVTLQPVRRLGVDAAIMFADIMTPLIATGVGVDLVESIGPVVANPIRTMADVSRIRPIEPEVDVPYISKSIHLLKVELGQIPLIGFAGAPFTLAAYLVEGKGSKNFLNTKALMYGSPNVWNALMERLADLTISYLRVKIAAGVDALQLFDSWVGCLSPHDYATFVQPYTARILKTLREETNIPLIHFGTNTTNLLPLMRNDGGSVLGADWRIPIDEAWELIGDDKAIQGNLDPAVLLGPWEYVREQAADILRRVNRRPGHIFNLGHGIHPQTPVANLERLVAFIHEH
- a CDS encoding helix-turn-helix domain-containing protein; protein product: MTELSIDIDPEWLSLSEASDLLGAAPSTVRRWGDAGLVPTKRTLGGHRRFQRAAVERMVNQQQPDHTPVPELGQTRHWHLDTRELMGQGWHARFDTNPTTERMRGLGQRLFGMLMQYVNSNDLDERILAEAKAVGATYGREAREMGVSMHDTVEAFLFFRRAFAQLAKPQSVRPIDVATVVELRTRLDLFMDATLLGTIEGFEQAGS
- a CDS encoding chlorite dismutase family protein, whose protein sequence is MEDVKLPNSTEGQLFVQYTTFKAAPEWRRLPAAAREDLREQFAQVVEEAYPSIVTYAYSTIGFKLNSDLLLWRKGTSPIAMQEMTSRLLQTGIGAYFEQTNLYFGFTRPSNYTKRPTTQEQAIDLEDREPYLIVYPFTKTKEWYLMSRDARQGMMNEHIRVGHEYADVRQVLLYTTGIDDHEFIVAYETDSLPRFEELVIALRSTEARRYTLNDTPIITGVNRPIREALTMI